CTGGACGCCAATTTCGAGCGTTTTATCCTTGCCGCGATTCTTCTTGCGCTGGTTCTGATTCTGGCCGCGCAGGTGGTGTTTCGCTATCTGGTCGGCTCGCCGCTGGTCTGGTCCGAAGAACTGGCACGGTATCTATTGATCTGGTGCACATTCATCGGTGTCAGCCTCGCTGTGCGCGAGGGGCGTAATATTTCTGTCGATCTGTTGCCAGTTCTGGCAGGTCAGGCGTGGCTTCGGACCTTCGGCGTTGTGGCGCTGCTGGGGTCTGCGATCTTTTTTGCGCTGATGGTCTGGTATTCGGTCC
Above is a window of Roseinatronobacter sp. S2 DNA encoding:
- a CDS encoding TRAP transporter small permease gives rise to the protein MMKVLRSLDANFERFILAAILLALVLILAAQVVFRYLVGSPLVWSEELARYLLIWCTFIGVSLAVREGRNISVDLLPVLAGQAWLRTFGVVALLGSAIFFALMVWYSVPLTQRIAQIGQRSPGLNLQMWIVYAAVPVGMGLALLRAIQALWRIARGGDVPGLSIIPDVVPEASVEERSRS